A window of Streptomyces sp. SAI-127 contains these coding sequences:
- a CDS encoding lysylphosphatidylglycerol synthase transmembrane domain-containing protein — MSLLPLEGPPGPLPAPAPAPLPISVPAPAPAGSRRSLTRLTRRLLTLLPVLLIGIWAVLDWRALYDGTARLATADPGWLLIGLFYTCLGWVSASVVRQGALPERLPAGLLVASQFAAGAANHVLPASLGAHAVTLRFLQARGIPLGRATASLALYALVRPIAKTLVLIGFLVAMPGLLRLGELVPDRRMLFLPLVAAGLGLGGTLLVLTLVRPLRRPAVTFVRTALTDARRLHTMPSRVLALWGGAAAAPLLQASVIHAVGASLGVTLSWAQVAFAYLAASSAVGSVPAPGGIGPVDAAMVFTLAVYGVPVSLGTATLIGYRVLTVWLPLLPGVLCMSALVHRKAL, encoded by the coding sequence GTGTCCCTGCTTCCGCTCGAAGGTCCCCCGGGTCCGCTCCCCGCTCCCGCCCCGGCACCGCTCCCGATCAGTGTTCCGGCTCCCGCTCCCGCCGGTTCCCGCCGCTCCCTGACCCGTCTCACCCGCCGCCTGCTCACCCTGCTCCCCGTCCTGCTCATCGGCATCTGGGCGGTGCTGGACTGGCGTGCCCTGTACGACGGCACCGCGCGGCTGGCCACCGCCGACCCCGGGTGGCTGCTCATCGGGCTCTTCTACACCTGCCTGGGCTGGGTGTCCGCCTCCGTCGTCCGGCAGGGCGCCCTGCCCGAGCGGCTGCCGGCGGGGCTGCTGGTCGCCTCGCAGTTCGCGGCCGGCGCGGCCAACCACGTGCTGCCGGCGAGCCTCGGCGCGCACGCGGTCACCCTGCGCTTCCTTCAGGCGCGGGGCATCCCGCTGGGCCGGGCCACCGCCTCGCTCGCCCTGTACGCGCTGGTCAGGCCGATCGCCAAGACGCTCGTCCTGATCGGCTTCCTGGTCGCCATGCCAGGTCTGCTGCGGCTCGGTGAGCTCGTCCCGGACCGGCGCATGCTGTTCCTGCCCCTGGTGGCCGCGGGACTCGGGCTCGGTGGCACGCTCCTGGTGCTGACCCTCGTCCGCCCGCTGCGCCGCCCGGCGGTCACGTTCGTGCGCACCGCCCTGACCGACGCCCGCCGGCTGCACACCATGCCCAGCCGGGTCCTCGCCCTGTGGGGCGGCGCGGCCGCCGCACCCCTGCTCCAGGCGAGCGTGATCCACGCGGTCGGCGCCTCGCTCGGAGTGACGCTGTCCTGGGCACAGGTCGCGTTCGCGTACCTCGCCGCGAGCAGCGCGGTCGGTTCCGTGCCCGCGCCCGGCGGCATCGGCCCGGTGGACGCGGCCATGGTCTTCACCCTCGCCGTCTACGGCGTCCCCGTGAGCCTCGGCACGGCGACCCTCATCGGCTACCGCGTTCTGACGGTGTGGCTGCCCCTGCTGCCGGGTGTGCTGTGCATGTCGGCCCTCGTGCACCGAAAGGCACTCTGA